Proteins from one Sabethes cyaneus chromosome 2, idSabCyanKW18_F2, whole genome shotgun sequence genomic window:
- the LOC128733902 gene encoding chaoptin-like: protein MPRRLLIVVLLVVLSVQRSSSYKTVECQDDVNQPNQCIFYSFNLKDSVNGTTTLQLPTTSNTSAIKFIHSSVESLDSQLLHNLAKVTSIDLSHSGVHIINRNALQRNRNLTNLIIAGNSLNDLPNGLFDDTILLEALDVSNNNLRRIDQHVFEHCPELKRLNMAANFLPTITKELFRIPRELQVLNLAGNRIQSIVSNSFELLENLIVLNLGGNFIRELNYDAFEKLRSLEQLDISDNLIEKLSSGVFQAIPQIKAISLAGNFLSKLPAGLFSNLIELRELNLQGNELMFLDHQVFRGLGNLQTILLGINSFTEIPSELLNDQDMLQNVDFSSNRLFSIPKNVINRVGNEVKLQNNRISVVHDNNFAQTIHITIISLYGNKILSLENDAFKGLTNLTELYLDHNELTEIPVTIFRDNPRLAHITISGNALTAVRTNTFAGLFNLNSLDLSSNKISVIEKGAFHSSAIKYLFLNNNFLDRIDTVTFEGLNLVYLNLAHNKLNEISNVAFSNQPVLESIILNSNSINEISNTAFVHTTSLKHLDLSNNAISGMLHIESLQLPTTLHQLEINAIHFPASFMLSNRIFENITSLKISYEIPLNLKKLKLLHIDSLNTNKADETISTLDELEELTITNSNIGRLPENLIKRLNLLNRLAIINDSVSSIPSDFFNNSTNLNDLDLSKNQLIFLNPGWFTHLIKLEKLSLLENHIGSIPQKTFTSLYSLKSLSLANNQIQALSPNLFPTTLIYLNISSNFLTLFSPNILQPNRNLRTLDVSLNYLKHIYFDTNLHALHAAGNQISNIDFSFQEKNQLEILELANNKLTNGSNFFRLSKLKILDIANNYGIEFDLKQLYQLRHIVALNISFTGIALPTVKITPTNLAALDLSENRMEKLPFNFLQAIPRITELHVQGNNFAIQEHKKIAKHLKHLLYLKVDSPASRYESIFNATYVRLA, encoded by the exons ATGCCGCGAAGATTGCT GATCGTTGTCCTATTGGTAGTGCTTTCAGTTCAACGTTCTTCATCTTACAAAACGGTCGAATGCCAGGATGATGTGAACCAGCCCAATCAGTGTATATTCTACTCGTTTAATTTGAAGGACAGTGTAAACGGAACTACCACTCTCCAACTACCGACGACGTCCAATACTTCGGCAATTAAATTTATTCACTCGTCGGTCGAATCATTAGATTCGCAATTATTGCATAATCTCGCGAAGGTTACTTCAATTGACCTTAGCCATTCGGGAGTACACATCATAAACAGAAATGCACTTCAGAGAAACAGAAATCTTACCAATTTGATAATAGCTGGAAATTCGCTGAATGATCTACCGAACGGTTTATTTGACGATACGATTCTACTGGAAGCGCTGGATGTGTCAAACAACAATTTGCGAAGAATCGATCAACACGTTTTCGAACATTGTCCTGAACTCAAGCGACTTAATATGGCAGCAAACTTTTTGCCAACGATAACGAAAGAACTCTTTAGAATACCCAGGGAATTGCAAGTTCTAAACTTGGCCGGTAATCGAATTCAATCTATAGTCAGTAATAGCTTCGAACTACTTGAAAACTTGATTGTGCTCAATTTAGGCGGGAATTTTATTCGAGAATTAAATTATGATGCATTCGAAAAGCTGCGTTCCCTGGAACAGTTGGACATTTCTGACAATCTCATTGAAAAACTAAGCTCAGGAGTATTTCAGGCGATTCCTCAAATAAAAGCAATTTCATTAGCAGGCAACTTTTTGTCCAAACTGCCTGCTGGTTTATTTAGCAATCTAATTGAATTACGTGAATTAAATTTACAAGGAAATGAGCTGATGTTTCTTGATCATCAAGTGTTTAGAGGTTTAGGTAATTTGCAAACCATACTATTAGGCATAAACAGTTTTACGGAAATTCCATCCGAATTATTGAATGATCAAGATATGTTACAAAACGTGGATTTTAGTAGTAACAGACTTTTCAGTATTCCGAAAAATGTAATTAATCGCGTGGGTAATGAAGTAAAACTTCAGAACAATCGCATTTCCGTTGTGCACGATAACAACTTTGCGCAAACAATACATATTACTATCATTTCCTTATACGGTAACAAAATTCTTTCCCTTGAGAATGACGCTTTCAAGGGTCTAACAAATCTTACTGAATTGTATCTAGATCACAACGAATTAACTGAAATTCCCGTAACAATTTTCAGAGACAACCCTAGGTTGGCGCATATTACAATATCAGGAAATGCATTGACAGCAGTTCGAACAAATACTTTCGCCGGATTGTTTAATCTGAATTCATTAGATCTATCGTCAAACAAGATCTCAGTTATTGAGAAAGGTGCATTTCATTCTTCAGCTATCAAGTATTTGTTtcttaataataattttcttgaTCGAATCGACACTGTAACATTTGAAGGACTGAATTTAGTGTATTTAAATTTAGCACATAACAAATTAAACGAAATTTCAAATGTCGCATTTTCTAATCAACCAGTCCTCGAATCGATTATTCTAAACAGTAACAGCATCAATGAAATATCAAATACAGCTTTTGTACATACAACTAGCCTTAAGCATTTGGATTTAAGTAATAATGCCATTAGTGGAATGCTTCATATAGAATCTTTACAACTTCCCACCACTTTACACCAATTGGAGATCAACGCAATCCACTTTCCAGCTTCTTTCATGTTATCGAACCGTATTTTTGAAAACATTACTTCCTTGAAGATTAGTTATGAAATTCCGCTCAATCTTAAAAAGCTCAAATTGTTGCACATTGATTCTTTAAACACGAATAAAGCCGATGAAACAATTTCAACACTTGACGAACTAGAAGAATTGACAATAACAAACAGTAATATAGGAAGACTCCCAGAAAATTTAATCAAGCGTCTAAATTTACTAAATAGGCTAGCAATAATCAACGATTCTGTTAGTTCTATTCCTTCCGATTTCTTCAACAACAGTACAAATCTTAATGATTTAGACTTATCCAAAAATCAACTGATTTTCCTCAATCCAGGCTGGTTTACACATTTAATAAAACTGGAAAAGTTGTCTCTCTTAGAAAACCACATCGGATCAATCCCACAAAAAACCTTTACTAGTTTGTATTCATTGAAGTCGCTCTCACTGGCAAATAACCAAATCCAAGCATTAAGTCCCAATTTATTTCCAACTACTTTGATTTATCTAAATATTTCATCAAACTTTCTAACTTTATTTTCGCCCAATATTTTGCAACCTAATCGAAACCTTCGGACACTGGatgttagtttaaattatttaaaacacaTTTATTTCGATACAAATTTGCACGCCCTGCATGCTGCAGGAAATCAAATCTCCAACATTGATTTCTCTTTTCAAGAGAAAAATCAACTAGAAATATTGGAGCTCGCCAATAATAAACTCACTAACGGCTCCAACTTCTTTCGGTTATCAAAACTAAAAATTCTCGATATTGCCAACAACTATGGCATCGAATTTGACTTGAAGCAGCTGTACCAACTAAGGCATATTGTAGCATTAAATATTTCATTCACTGGAATAGCATTGCCAACCGTCAAAATAACACCCACAAATCTAGCAGCACTAGACCTGAGTGAAAACCGAATGGAAAAGCTGCCGTTCAATTTTCTACAAGCCATACCGAGGATAACCGAACTTCACGTCCAGGGAAACAACTTTGCAATACAAGAGCACAAGAAAATAGCGAAACACTTGAAACATTTACTGTATCTAAAGGTAGACTCTCCAGCTTCTAGATATGAATCAATTTTCAACGCGACCTATGTTCGTTTGGCATAA